A segment of the Verrucomicrobiota bacterium genome:
CACTCAATTCCGGGTGAACGGCCTCTTGCATAGGTGTACCTGCACCTGTATTCGTTTAACATACATTGGTTTGGGGGCAAACAAAATGAGGACTGCCCTGCACGGAAGAAAATATACCGGGCGTCACCTGCCATTGCACCCGGCCCGATGATCATCAATCATGACTTATGGCACGCATCGTTCGTTTTCATGAACCCGGAGGGCCCGAAGTCTTGCGGCTCGAGGATGTCGACGTCCCATCACCGAAGCCCGGCGAAGTGCGTATCGCGGTGAAAGCCCTTGGTCTGAACCGCGCGGAAGCGATGTTCCGCGCCGGCCGCTACTGGGAAGAGCCTCAACTGCCGGCCCGGCTGGGTTACGAAGCTGCAGGCACCGTGGAAGCCGTGGGCGAGGGGGTGCAGGGCTTGGCGCCGGGGGATGCCGTCAGCACGATTCCGGCCTTTTCGCAGAACCAATACGGGGTATATGGTGAGGTGGCCCTCGCGCCCGCCTCGGCGGTTACGAAGCATCCGTCCTCGTTACCCTGGCAGGAAGCTGCGGCGGTCTGGATGCAATATGCGACGGCTTACGGGGCACTGATCCACGCGGCCCGGCTTCAGGCCGGCGATGCCGTTCTGATCCCGGCGGCCTCGAGCAGCGTTGGCTTGGCTGCCATCCAGATCGCCAATCTTCTCGGGGCCACGCCCATAGCGTTAACCCGCCGGAGCAACAAGCGACAACTGTTGTTGGATGCCGGTGCGGCCCACGTCGTGGCCACTGAGGAAGAGGACCTCGTCGGGCGGGTAAACGAGCTCACAGGCGGCAAAGGCGCCCGCGTCACCTTCGATCCCGTAGCCGGCCCTACGCTGGCCAAACTTGCCGCGACTGCCGCGCCGGGCGGCATCATCATCGAATACGGCGCACTCAGCTCGGAACCGGCGCCTTTCCCGCTCCTGGAAGTTCTTGGCAAGTCCCTGACCTTGCGCGGCTATGTCCTGTTCGAGATCACGGGCGATCCCGCGAAACTCGAGGTCGCCAAAAAGTTTATCATCGATGGATTGGCTTCAGGCGGGCTCAAACCGGTCATTGCCAAGGTGTTCCCGCTCGACGAGATCGTCGAGGCCCACCGATTTCTTGAGAGTAATCAGCAATTCGGCAAGATCGTGGTGCAAGTGTGACGTGCCTCGCGCAACCGGGCGGATGCCGATCGCTTACGCTTGGTACCGTAGAGGCCCGCGGCGAAGCAAACGAATGGTAACACTACCTGCTGATAGCGTATGACGACGTTGCAGGTGTCCACGGACCTGCTGGACATCAGCTACGATGTCGCCGGACCTGAGGACGGCAGGCCCGCGCTGCTTTTGCATGGCTGGCCGGATTCGCCACGCACCTGGCGCGGCGTTGCGTCCAGGCTGAATGCGCAGGGCTGGCGGACGGTCGCGCCCTACCTGCGCGGCTTTGCCCCGACGCGGTTTCTGTCCTCGGACACGCTGCGTGTCGCCCAGGCGGTCGTCCTTGCCCAGGACGCCATCGACCTTGTCGACCGGCTCGGCTGGAGTCGCTTTGCGGTGGTTGGGCACGACTGGGGCGCACGGATCGCCTATACCTTGGCAGCCCTGTTCCCTGAACGCCTGACCCGCATCGTTGCCCTGGCGTTGGCCTACCAGCCGTATGGCGCATTCAAGGTCCCGTCGTTTTCTCAGGCCCGGCGTTTCTGGTACCAGTGGTTTATGACGCTCGACCAGGGGGCAGCCGCGATGCGCCGGGATCCGGTCGGCTTTGCCCGCATCCAGTGGGAGAGCTGGAGCCCTCCGGGCTGGTTTGATGAGGCGGAGTTTGCCGCCACGGCGGAGAGTTTCACCGGCCCGGACTGGGTGGCGGTGACGTTGAGTTCCTACCGGTCGCGATGGCGCGATGAACCCTTTGATTCGCGCTATGCGGTATTGCAGCAACGATTGGGCACGGTCGAGACGCTCGCCACGCCCACGCTGATGGTTCAGGGAGACGCAGATTTCTGCACTGAGCCCGCCTCGTCGGAGGGCCGGGAGCGGTTCTTCACGGGA
Coding sequences within it:
- a CDS encoding zinc-dependent alcohol dehydrogenase family protein — encoded protein: MARIVRFHEPGGPEVLRLEDVDVPSPKPGEVRIAVKALGLNRAEAMFRAGRYWEEPQLPARLGYEAAGTVEAVGEGVQGLAPGDAVSTIPAFSQNQYGVYGEVALAPASAVTKHPSSLPWQEAAAVWMQYATAYGALIHAARLQAGDAVLIPAASSSVGLAAIQIANLLGATPIALTRRSNKRQLLLDAGAAHVVATEEEDLVGRVNELTGGKGARVTFDPVAGPTLAKLAATAAPGGIIIEYGALSSEPAPFPLLEVLGKSLTLRGYVLFEITGDPAKLEVAKKFIIDGLASGGLKPVIAKVFPLDEIVEAHRFLESNQQFGKIVVQV
- a CDS encoding alpha/beta hydrolase: MTTLQVSTDLLDISYDVAGPEDGRPALLLHGWPDSPRTWRGVASRLNAQGWRTVAPYLRGFAPTRFLSSDTLRVAQAVVLAQDAIDLVDRLGWSRFAVVGHDWGARIAYTLAALFPERLTRIVALALAYQPYGAFKVPSFSQARRFWYQWFMTLDQGAAAMRRDPVGFARIQWESWSPPGWFDEAEFAATAESFTGPDWVAVTLSSYRSRWRDEPFDSRYAVLQQRLGTVETLATPTLMVQGDADFCTEPASSEGRERFFTGGYDRLVLEGVGHFPSREAPEAVAEAVLRHLM